A window of Desertibacillus haloalkaliphilus contains these coding sequences:
- the thiO gene encoding glycine oxidase ThiO — MGERIVVLGGGIIGLATAFECQRRGYKVTILEKVTCGGQASGAAAGMLAPYSEIEEDPDDFFRLCLASLKLYPKWQQEVKDIAKAEFEYTNSGSLHCVYHEADLLSLESRQQWQGDFGAEADILQGEELYKREPELSKEIIAAMYYPEESHVFAPDYVKALEQACRNIGVQIYEQLEQVDVVNWEEEIHLVAKDGQSFTGDRLVICSGAWASELEGTFGLSIPVHPIRGQICAYDMPVGKVKHILYSSQGYLVPKGNGTLVNGASEDIAGFNTTVTERGIRRLTNWNKNVLPYLANEIPFHEWAGLRPATQDGYPLIGKLSTAPHVIFATGHYRNGILLSPVTAHIVADLLEGQRDRVPLQMFAPERFS; from the coding sequence ATGGGAGAGCGTATTGTTGTACTAGGTGGAGGAATTATTGGGTTGGCTACTGCATTTGAGTGTCAAAGACGCGGGTATAAGGTTACAATCCTCGAAAAGGTGACGTGTGGTGGACAAGCGTCAGGAGCTGCAGCAGGAATGCTTGCTCCTTATTCAGAAATTGAAGAGGATCCTGATGACTTTTTTCGCTTGTGTTTAGCTAGCTTAAAACTATATCCAAAATGGCAGCAGGAAGTCAAAGATATTGCAAAGGCCGAATTTGAATATACAAATTCAGGGAGCTTACATTGTGTTTATCATGAAGCTGACTTATTATCATTAGAATCAAGACAACAATGGCAGGGAGACTTTGGTGCTGAGGCAGACATCTTGCAAGGGGAAGAACTCTATAAACGTGAACCGGAGTTATCTAAAGAAATCATTGCAGCGATGTACTATCCTGAAGAGAGTCATGTATTTGCACCCGACTATGTGAAGGCCCTTGAACAAGCGTGTCGAAACATTGGAGTACAAATTTATGAACAATTAGAGCAAGTTGATGTTGTTAATTGGGAAGAAGAGATACATTTGGTTGCCAAAGATGGACAAAGCTTTACAGGAGACCGACTCGTCATTTGCTCTGGAGCATGGGCATCTGAATTAGAGGGAACATTTGGATTATCCATTCCTGTACATCCGATCCGTGGACAAATTTGTGCCTACGATATGCCTGTAGGAAAAGTTAAGCATATCCTTTACTCTAGTCAAGGCTATTTAGTTCCAAAAGGAAATGGAACATTAGTTAATGGTGCTTCAGAGGATATTGCGGGTTTTAACACAACCGTAACTGAAAGAGGAATTCGCAGGTTAACAAATTGGAATAAAAATGTTTTGCCATACTTAGCAAACGAAATCCCATTCCATGAATGGGCGGGTTTGCGTCCAGCCACTCAAGATGGATATCCACTTATCGGGAAATTGTCAACAGCACCACATGTGATCTTTGCTACTGGGCATTATCGCAATGGAATTTTGTTGAGTCCAGTCACAGCACATATCGTAGCCGATTTATTAGAAGGTCAGCGTGATCGAGTTCCATTGCAAATGTTTGCCCCAGAGCGATTTAGTTAA
- a CDS encoding thiazole synthase, translated as MKTNDKLVIAGKELSSRFFLGTGRYPNPFVQNEAIKASGTEVLTFAIRRVNLEAPDEDAILQHLEGQTFTYLPNTSGAKTAEEAIRIARLAKASGLSNWIKIEVSVNEKTLLPDPIETLKATEVLANEGFVVLPYTSDDPVICKRLEEAGAAAVMPGGAPIGTGLGILNPYNLSLIVEEANVPIIVDAGLGSAQDIVQAMELGVDGVLMNTPVAKAKDPVTMAKAMKHAIEAGRLSYLAGRIPKKRYATASSGYETHMIK; from the coding sequence ATGAAAACAAACGATAAATTAGTTATTGCAGGAAAAGAGCTATCATCACGATTTTTCTTAGGAACGGGGCGTTACCCGAATCCATTTGTCCAAAATGAAGCGATCAAAGCATCAGGTACAGAGGTGTTAACATTTGCAATTCGACGTGTTAACCTTGAGGCGCCAGATGAGGATGCTATTTTGCAGCACCTAGAAGGGCAAACGTTTACGTACTTACCAAACACATCAGGGGCAAAAACAGCGGAGGAAGCGATCCGTATTGCACGACTTGCAAAGGCATCTGGGTTAAGTAATTGGATTAAAATTGAAGTAAGTGTTAATGAAAAGACATTACTACCCGATCCAATTGAAACCCTAAAAGCAACAGAAGTATTAGCAAATGAGGGTTTTGTTGTGCTCCCTTATACATCTGATGATCCAGTCATTTGTAAGCGACTTGAAGAAGCAGGGGCAGCTGCGGTGATGCCAGGTGGTGCTCCGATTGGAACGGGATTAGGAATTCTAAATCCTTACAATTTATCATTGATTGTTGAAGAAGCGAATGTTCCAATCATCGTTGATGCTGGTCTAGGGTCTGCTCAAGATATCGTTCAAGCGATGGAGTTAGGGGTAGATGGTGTGTTAATGAATACACCTGTTGCAAAAGCAAAAGACCCAGTGACAATGGCAAAAGCAATGAAGCATGCAATTGAAGCAGGGCGCTTGTCATATCTAGCGGGGCGAATACCGAAGAAGCGTTATGCGACAGCAAGCAGTGGCTATGAAACTCACATGATCAAATAA
- the thiS gene encoding sulfur carrier protein ThiS — translation MLLYINGEEKQLDVSKLDEVVKHYQLEGNLVVTEINGEIVDREDWEDTELKEGMKIELVHFVGGG, via the coding sequence ATGCTACTTTATATTAATGGCGAAGAGAAACAACTAGATGTTTCGAAACTTGATGAAGTCGTCAAACATTACCAATTAGAAGGCAACCTTGTCGTAACAGAGATCAATGGGGAAATTGTTGATCGTGAAGATTGGGAAGATACAGAGCTAAAAGAAGGTATGAAAATAGAGCTTGTTCATTTTGTAGGAGGAGGGTGA
- the thiE gene encoding thiamine phosphate synthase, producing the protein MKDFKLYAITGEEFHRGRELTKVMEEAILGGVDIIQLRDKKSSKRDVLQKARKLRELTNKHNVTFIVNDHIDVALAVDADGIHLGQDDLPIQEARKIVGNDKIIGISTHAIEEARAAERDGADYIGVGPVFPTNSKEDVVDPVTTDYVSQIAREINIPFVAIGGIKLHNVDQVLAAGAMRICAISEIVGSDDVKGTCETFIKKINGEES; encoded by the coding sequence ATGAAGGATTTTAAACTGTATGCAATTACCGGAGAAGAATTTCACAGAGGTCGCGAGCTTACAAAAGTGATGGAAGAAGCGATTCTTGGTGGAGTTGATATTATTCAACTCCGTGATAAAAAAAGTAGTAAACGAGATGTTTTGCAAAAGGCACGTAAATTGAGAGAATTAACGAATAAGCATAATGTCACATTTATAGTGAACGACCATATTGATGTTGCACTTGCCGTTGATGCAGATGGCATTCATCTTGGTCAAGATGATCTTCCTATTCAAGAAGCGAGAAAAATTGTTGGAAATGACAAGATCATTGGCATCTCTACTCATGCGATTGAAGAAGCGAGAGCAGCTGAGCGGGATGGGGCAGATTATATTGGTGTTGGGCCTGTATTCCCAACCAATAGCAAGGAAGATGTTGTAGACCCTGTTACAACGGATTATGTTAGCCAAATTGCAAGGGAAATAAACATTCCCTTTGTTGCCATTGGAGGGATTAAGCTTCATAACGTCGATCAGGTACTAGCAGCTGGTGCGATGAGAATTTGTGCGATTAGTGAAATTGTCGGTAGTGATGATGTGAAAGGAACCTGTGAAACGTTTATTAAAAAAATTAACGGTGAGGAGAGCTAA
- the thiD gene encoding bifunctional hydroxymethylpyrimidine kinase/phosphomethylpyrimidine kinase: MAIRKALTIAGSDSGGGAGIQADLKTFQELGVFGTSAITALTAQNTLGVHGVFPQSLEAIEAQLDAVLTDIGTDAVKTGMLFSADIIRLVAQKLSEYQVTNVVVDPVMIAKGGATLLQQQAMTALTEELLPIATVITPNLPEASQILGSTSITTIADMEDAAVELHKLGPKYVVLKGGHLEGEQSPDLLYDGEQLLPFYSERIETKHTHGTGCTFAAAIAAELAKGATIAEAVKTAKVFITEAIASSLAIGRGIGPTNHSAYRQMKK; the protein is encoded by the coding sequence ATGGCGATAAGAAAAGCATTGACGATAGCTGGCTCAGATAGCGGTGGTGGTGCTGGTATTCAAGCAGACTTAAAAACATTTCAAGAATTAGGTGTGTTTGGGACGAGTGCGATTACGGCGCTAACTGCTCAAAATACATTAGGCGTGCATGGGGTATTCCCGCAATCATTGGAAGCGATTGAAGCACAGCTCGATGCGGTACTTACTGATATTGGAACAGATGCAGTGAAAACAGGGATGCTATTTTCTGCTGATATTATTCGTTTAGTGGCACAAAAACTAAGTGAATATCAGGTTACTAATGTTGTTGTAGACCCAGTGATGATTGCCAAGGGCGGGGCAACACTTTTACAGCAACAGGCGATGACTGCATTAACTGAAGAACTGTTACCTATTGCGACAGTGATTACACCAAACTTGCCTGAAGCGAGTCAAATTCTAGGTAGCACTTCGATTACTACAATTGCGGACATGGAAGATGCTGCTGTAGAACTTCATAAACTTGGACCGAAATATGTTGTGTTAAAAGGCGGACACTTAGAGGGTGAACAGTCTCCAGACCTGTTGTATGATGGAGAGCAGTTACTTCCGTTTTATTCTGAACGAATTGAGACAAAGCACACGCATGGTACAGGATGTACGTTTGCCGCAGCGATTGCCGCAGAATTAGCAAAAGGTGCTACCATTGCTGAAGCTGTTAAAACAGCCAAAGTGTTCATAACTGAAGCGATTGCTTCATCGTTAGCGATCGGACGTGGAATAGGTCCGACTAATCATTCAGCTTATCGACAAATGAAAAAGTAA